A genomic window from Halomonas sp. LR3S48 includes:
- a CDS encoding efflux RND transporter periplasmic adaptor subunit gives MPASSRFSTPTLLGACSRQRGRFTVAALLATLILAAAAAGAWWLLSQPPRVERRTPVETPAALVDTVQAQRQAAAPELYGFGRVVAEREARLASRVAGELIEFTPMALPGRVVEAGAPLARLDDADLRLGLRDAEATLAQAEAALAMERGEQQRAETEYRSFGRELTAERRALVLREPQLRQAEAEVERARAARDRARLELERATITAPWRGMVQARLLGAGSMVANGTEILHLVDVARFWVRVSLPGEALDWLKVADDEGPGSAVSLSTRTWPGGEARHGEVIAMLPALEEQGLQAQLLVAVDDPLGLGNGAPALRLGDVVRLDFDTRSREGVFLLPATALRPGDMLWVLDDDDRLRRRTVEVVHRGDTRVLVGAGLEDGERVVISQLGQPREGMRLRSRIADRERPAGEREESRS, from the coding sequence ATGCCTGCCTCCTCTCGTTTCTCCACGCCCACTCTCCTCGGCGCCTGCTCCCGCCAGCGCGGCCGCTTCACTGTCGCTGCCCTGCTCGCCACACTGATCCTGGCCGCAGCGGCGGCCGGCGCCTGGTGGTTGCTCTCGCAGCCGCCGCGCGTCGAGCGTCGTACGCCGGTGGAGACGCCGGCAGCGCTGGTCGACACGGTGCAGGCGCAGCGTCAGGCCGCCGCCCCGGAGCTGTACGGCTTCGGCCGGGTCGTCGCCGAGCGCGAGGCGCGCCTCGCCAGCCGCGTGGCCGGCGAACTGATCGAGTTCACTCCAATGGCCCTGCCCGGCAGGGTGGTGGAAGCCGGCGCCCCCCTGGCGCGGCTCGACGATGCCGACCTGCGCCTCGGCCTGCGCGATGCCGAGGCCACGCTGGCACAGGCCGAGGCGGCACTGGCCATGGAGCGCGGCGAGCAGCAGCGCGCCGAGACCGAGTACCGCAGCTTCGGCCGCGAGCTGACCGCCGAGCGCCGTGCCTTGGTATTGCGCGAGCCGCAGCTGCGCCAGGCCGAGGCGGAAGTGGAGCGGGCCCGCGCCGCCCGCGACCGGGCCCGGCTGGAGCTGGAGCGCGCCACGATCACGGCACCCTGGCGCGGCATGGTGCAGGCGAGGCTGCTGGGCGCGGGCAGCATGGTGGCCAACGGCACCGAGATCCTCCATCTGGTCGACGTTGCGCGCTTCTGGGTGCGCGTCTCTCTGCCCGGCGAAGCGCTGGATTGGCTCAAGGTCGCCGACGACGAAGGTCCCGGCAGTGCGGTGAGCCTGTCGACACGCACCTGGCCCGGCGGAGAAGCGCGACACGGCGAAGTGATCGCCATGCTACCGGCGTTGGAAGAGCAGGGCCTCCAGGCCCAGCTGCTGGTTGCGGTCGACGACCCGCTGGGACTGGGGAACGGTGCGCCGGCCCTGCGCCTGGGCGACGTAGTACGCCTGGATTTCGATACTCGCTCCCGCGAAGGAGTGTTCCTCCTGCCCGCTACCGCCCTGCGCCCCGGAGACATGCTCTGGGTGCTCGACGACGACGACCGCCTGCGCCGGCGCACGGTGGAGGTGGTACACCGCGGCGATACGCGCGTGCTGGTCGGCGCCGGTCTCGAGGATGGCGAGCGGGTGGTGATTTCCCAGCTCGGTCAGCCGCGCGAGGGCATGCGCCTGCGCTCGCGCATCGCCGACCGCGAGCGACCGGCCGGTGAGCGCGAGGAGAGCCGCTCATGA
- a CDS encoding efflux RND transporter permease subunit, producing the protein MMRRGPIAWMVHHGVAPNLLMVLLIAGGLLASLAIKKEVFPEFELEIVHVAVGYPGATPEEVERSLLLPMEAALANVDGIDEMTATANEGAGRVSLSLIDGVDVMRAYQEIQQAINAITNLPAAADPPRFSLAGRSRSVMSLQLHGWVDERLLHDLAEELRADLQASPGISRVELSGNREREIQVLLDAQAMHRHGLDHRGLAARIADEALDLASGRLATAEGEWLVRYQGRRDEAREFAELPLVGTADGGQLRLGDIAQVVDGFAESDNEVLFNGAPALSLEVYQVGNQTPIGISDAVHAQLERLRAGLPEGVSLSVSQDSSEIYRDRLDLLLKNAWLGLALVLVLMALFLEARLAFWVTLGIPTAFLGAMLFLPWLGVSINMMSMFAFIIALGIVVDDAIMVGENIHSYREQGHSLREAAVRGAREMAVPISFAILSNIVAFLPLLFLPGFLGMIFAVVPLVVVTVFLVSWLEALFILPGHLAHRAGGREPSPWFRPLDRLRRALQGGLAHVTQRRFEPFLQRALDLRLLTVSLAIAVLALAIAWSMSGRMGFSLMPRVESDRVQASVTLPVGSPIAEDRRIRDRLLDAAMALEERDDGPRLADTRAQLDGDRLTVRLTLARESLDAWPPSRVARAWREEAGDILGAQAVRFESDFGGPGAGAGLTLRLSHPDSRALEAAAIRLADELAEFDGLTDIDSGLADGKPQLELRLSPEGRALGLSGADLAAQLRGPLQGVTAIEQFVGRHEISIAVRLPSEERDSLKHLYQLPIRTPEGLEIPLARIAEIHLGRAATTLERLDGRRQISVTADTDSDARINQVLATLQAEVLPALRAAWPGLEPTLGGRQQETDDNVSALSQATWLTLIALYALLAIPFRSYLQPLLVLAAIPFGIIGAMAGHAIMGFGLSVISLMGMLALSGVVINDALVLIDYANRRRREGFGPREAIIAAATRRLRPILMTTLTTFLGLAPMIFETSRQARFIIPMAISLGFGMLFATLILLVLVPCLYLMLEGLRERWGHLTNAHSTQEPTR; encoded by the coding sequence ATGATGCGCCGCGGCCCCATTGCCTGGATGGTTCACCACGGCGTCGCCCCCAATTTGCTGATGGTGCTGCTGATCGCCGGGGGCCTGCTGGCGTCGCTGGCGATCAAGAAGGAGGTCTTCCCCGAGTTCGAACTGGAGATCGTTCACGTGGCGGTCGGCTACCCCGGCGCCACGCCCGAGGAGGTCGAGCGCAGCCTGTTGCTGCCCATGGAGGCGGCCCTGGCCAACGTCGACGGCATCGACGAGATGACCGCCACCGCCAACGAGGGCGCCGGACGTGTCTCCCTGAGCCTGATCGACGGCGTCGACGTGATGCGCGCTTACCAGGAGATCCAGCAGGCGATCAATGCCATCACCAACCTGCCCGCCGCCGCCGATCCGCCGCGCTTCAGCCTCGCCGGGCGCTCGCGCAGCGTCATGAGCCTGCAGCTGCACGGCTGGGTCGACGAGCGGCTGCTGCACGACCTCGCCGAGGAGCTGCGCGCCGATCTGCAAGCCTCCCCCGGCATCTCGCGAGTCGAGCTTTCCGGCAATCGCGAGCGTGAGATCCAGGTGCTGCTCGACGCGCAGGCGATGCATCGACATGGCCTCGATCACCGCGGCCTGGCCGCGCGAATCGCCGACGAGGCGCTGGATCTCGCCAGTGGCCGGCTGGCAACAGCAGAAGGCGAGTGGCTGGTGCGCTACCAGGGGCGGCGCGACGAGGCCCGCGAATTCGCCGAGCTGCCATTGGTCGGAACTGCCGACGGGGGCCAACTGCGCCTGGGCGACATCGCCCAGGTCGTCGACGGCTTCGCCGAAAGCGATAACGAAGTGCTGTTCAACGGCGCCCCGGCGTTGAGCCTGGAGGTCTACCAGGTCGGCAACCAGACGCCGATCGGCATTTCCGATGCGGTGCACGCCCAGCTCGAGCGGTTGCGTGCCGGCCTGCCCGAGGGGGTCAGCCTGAGCGTGTCCCAGGACAGCTCCGAGATCTACCGCGACCGTCTCGACCTGCTGCTCAAGAACGCCTGGCTGGGCCTGGCACTGGTACTGGTGCTGATGGCGCTGTTCCTCGAGGCGCGCCTGGCGTTCTGGGTCACCCTGGGCATTCCCACCGCCTTCCTCGGCGCCATGCTGTTCCTGCCGTGGCTCGGCGTGTCGATCAACATGATGTCGATGTTCGCCTTCATCATTGCGCTGGGCATCGTGGTCGACGATGCCATCATGGTCGGCGAGAACATCCACAGCTACCGCGAGCAGGGCCATTCGCTGCGCGAAGCCGCGGTGCGTGGGGCCCGCGAAATGGCGGTACCGATCAGCTTCGCCATTCTTTCAAATATCGTCGCCTTTCTACCGCTGCTGTTCCTGCCGGGCTTCCTCGGCATGATCTTCGCCGTCGTCCCGCTGGTGGTGGTCACGGTGTTCCTGGTGTCGTGGCTGGAGGCACTGTTCATCCTGCCCGGACACCTGGCCCACCGCGCCGGCGGTCGCGAGCCGAGCCCCTGGTTCAGGCCGCTGGACCGCCTGCGCCGTGCCCTGCAGGGCGGCCTTGCCCACGTTACCCAGCGGCGTTTCGAGCCCTTCCTGCAGCGCGCCCTCGACCTGCGCCTGCTCACGGTGAGCCTGGCCATTGCCGTGCTCGCCCTGGCCATTGCCTGGAGCATGAGCGGTCGCATGGGTTTCTCGCTGATGCCGCGGGTGGAGTCGGATCGAGTCCAGGCCTCCGTGACCCTGCCGGTGGGCAGCCCGATTGCCGAAGATCGGCGCATTCGCGACCGGCTGCTCGACGCTGCCATGGCGCTCGAAGAGCGCGACGACGGCCCGCGCCTCGCCGACACCCGCGCCCAGTTGGACGGCGACCGCCTGACCGTGCGCCTGACCCTCGCGCGCGAAAGCCTCGACGCCTGGCCCCCTTCGCGAGTGGCACGGGCCTGGCGCGAGGAAGCCGGCGACATCCTGGGTGCCCAGGCGGTGCGTTTCGAGTCGGACTTCGGCGGCCCGGGCGCCGGCGCCGGGCTCACCCTGCGCCTGTCGCACCCCGACAGCCGCGCGCTGGAGGCTGCCGCCATCCGGCTCGCCGACGAGCTGGCCGAATTCGACGGCCTGACCGATATCGACAGCGGCCTGGCCGACGGCAAGCCGCAGCTCGAACTGCGGCTGTCGCCGGAGGGGCGCGCACTGGGACTCTCCGGCGCCGACCTCGCCGCCCAACTGCGCGGCCCGCTGCAGGGCGTCACGGCCATCGAGCAATTCGTCGGCCGCCATGAGATCAGTATCGCGGTTCGCCTGCCGAGCGAGGAGCGCGACAGCCTGAAGCATCTCTACCAGTTGCCGATCCGCACGCCGGAGGGCCTGGAGATACCGCTCGCGCGGATCGCCGAGATTCACCTCGGACGCGCCGCCACCACCCTGGAGCGGCTCGACGGCCGGCGCCAGATCAGCGTCACCGCCGACACCGACAGCGACGCCCGCATCAACCAGGTGCTGGCTACCCTTCAGGCGGAGGTCTTGCCCGCCCTGCGAGCCGCCTGGCCGGGCCTCGAGCCGACCTTGGGTGGCCGTCAGCAGGAGACCGACGATAACGTCTCGGCACTGAGCCAGGCCACCTGGCTGACACTGATCGCGCTATATGCCCTCCTGGCGATCCCGTTTCGCAGCTATCTGCAACCGCTGCTGGTACTGGCTGCGATACCTTTCGGCATCATCGGCGCCATGGCCGGACATGCGATCATGGGCTTCGGCCTCTCGGTCATCAGCCTGATGGGCATGCTGGCGCTCTCCGGCGTGGTGATCAACGACGCCCTGGTGCTGATCGACTATGCCAACCGGCGGCGGCGCGAAGGGTTCGGCCCCCGCGAGGCGATCATCGCCGCGGCGACCCGCCGTCTGCGGCCGATCCTGATGACCACCCTGACCACCTTCCTGGGGCTCGCACCGATGATCTTCGAGACCTCGCGCCAGGCCCGCTTCATCATCCCCATGGCCATCTCGCTGGGCTTCGGCATGCTGTTCGCCACCCTGATCCTGCTGGTGCTGGTACCCTGCCTGTATCTGATGCTGGAAGGCCTGCGCGAACGATGGGGACACCTGACCAACGCCCACTCTACCCAGGAGCCGACTCGATGA
- a CDS encoding ATP-binding protein — protein MRSRFPRPPFSHLGVKLFAIILSVNVVIAGLVFLSVSRSLDRGFLEYLETTQANRAETLAEGLGQEWARRDGWQWLRNSPPAWERLVRQQLWPGERPPHGIERRLGDARDFVLHDAEGLPVIGLPPDDREMAAELHWLPIEYQGQRVGTLGYRPPQQLMARMDRIFLSRQQRNLGIIVAALGLASLLLAGGLAWWLGRRTRSMALATRSLIEGDYSARLSERGRDELSRLARDFNMLAATLEASREARNRWVSDIAHELRTPLAVLRGEIEAMQDGIRPLNQDNLHSLSQEVGQLERLVADLRLLSQSDAGALEVQLAPLDLAASLTSRLEEAVGWLDDCGMALSTSIPGPAWIRGDARRLRQLWTNLLDNSCAYTASPGLLEVRLVQESNRVRVIWQDSPPGVPETALGRLTERLYRVEGSRSRASGGSGLGLSIASALVKSHGGTMQASHSPLGGLCWTLEFPALDAEERTP, from the coding sequence ATGAGGTCACGCTTCCCCCGCCCGCCCTTCTCGCACCTGGGCGTCAAGCTGTTTGCCATCATCCTGTCGGTCAACGTGGTGATCGCCGGACTGGTGTTCCTGTCGGTCTCGCGCAGCCTCGATCGCGGTTTCCTCGAGTACCTCGAGACCACCCAGGCCAACCGCGCCGAGACGCTGGCCGAAGGGCTGGGTCAGGAGTGGGCGCGCCGCGACGGCTGGCAGTGGCTGCGCAATTCGCCACCGGCCTGGGAGCGGCTGGTCCGCCAGCAGCTGTGGCCCGGCGAACGGCCGCCCCACGGCATCGAGCGCCGCCTGGGCGACGCCCGCGACTTCGTGCTGCACGATGCCGAAGGCCTGCCGGTGATCGGCCTGCCCCCGGACGACCGTGAAATGGCCGCCGAGCTGCACTGGCTGCCCATCGAGTATCAGGGCCAGCGCGTCGGCACCCTCGGCTACCGCCCACCGCAGCAACTGATGGCTCGCATGGACCGCATTTTCCTGTCCCGCCAGCAGCGCAACCTGGGCATCATCGTCGCCGCCCTGGGCCTGGCCTCGCTGCTGCTGGCCGGGGGCCTGGCCTGGTGGCTGGGGCGGCGCACGCGAAGCATGGCACTCGCCACTCGCAGCCTGATCGAAGGCGACTACAGTGCCAGGCTGTCGGAGCGCGGCCGCGACGAGCTCTCGCGCCTGGCGCGCGACTTCAACATGCTGGCCGCCACCCTGGAGGCCAGCCGCGAGGCCCGCAATCGTTGGGTTTCCGACATCGCCCATGAGCTGCGCACGCCGCTGGCGGTGCTGCGCGGCGAGATCGAGGCCATGCAGGACGGCATTCGTCCGCTCAACCAGGATAATCTGCACTCTCTCTCGCAGGAGGTGGGTCAGCTCGAGCGCCTGGTGGCCGACCTGCGCCTGCTCTCCCAGAGCGATGCCGGAGCGCTCGAGGTACAGCTTGCGCCGCTCGACCTGGCAGCGAGCCTCACCTCACGCCTCGAGGAAGCCGTCGGCTGGCTCGATGACTGCGGCATGGCCCTTTCCACCTCGATACCGGGACCGGCCTGGATCCGCGGCGATGCCAGGCGCCTGCGCCAGCTATGGACCAACCTGCTCGACAACAGCTGCGCCTACACCGCCTCGCCGGGGCTGCTCGAGGTCCGCCTGGTCCAGGAATCGAACCGGGTACGTGTGATCTGGCAGGACAGCCCGCCGGGTGTGCCCGAAACCGCGCTTGGCCGGCTCACCGAACGGCTCTACCGGGTCGAGGGCTCGCGCAGTCGCGCCAGCGGCGGCAGCGGTCTGGGTCTCTCCATCGCGAGTGCCCTGGTCAAGAGTCACGGCGGCACCATGCAAGCCTCCCACTCCCCCCTGGGTGGGTTATGCTGGACCCTCGAGTTTCCGGCCCTGGATGCCGAAGAACGGACCCCATGA
- a CDS encoding response regulator, which produces MQDSEAPRDTLLIVEDEPKIARLVADYLEGSGFATQHIDHGDQVLPWLQKQHVDEQLPSLVLLDLMLPGIDGLTLCREIRQRWPGVAIIMLTARVEEVDRLLGLELGADDYICKPFSPREVVARVKAVLRRSQALRDPTSVNGSQLALDDEGWRALADGQDLGLTAVEYQLLKVMMQAPGRIFTRDQLMDRMYRDHRIVSERTVDSHVKKLRRKIADVWPEREIIRSVYGVGYKYQPEE; this is translated from the coding sequence ATGCAAGATTCCGAAGCCCCACGCGACACCCTGCTGATCGTCGAGGACGAACCCAAGATCGCGCGCCTGGTCGCCGACTACCTCGAGGGCAGCGGCTTCGCCACCCAGCATATCGACCACGGCGATCAGGTACTGCCCTGGCTGCAGAAGCAGCACGTCGACGAGCAACTACCGTCGCTGGTGCTGCTCGACCTGATGTTGCCCGGCATCGACGGGCTCACCCTGTGCCGGGAGATTCGCCAGCGCTGGCCGGGCGTGGCGATCATCATGCTCACCGCACGGGTCGAGGAAGTGGACCGCCTGCTGGGTCTCGAACTCGGCGCCGACGACTACATCTGTAAACCGTTCAGCCCACGCGAGGTGGTGGCCCGGGTCAAGGCGGTGCTGCGGCGCAGCCAGGCGCTGCGCGACCCCACCTCGGTCAATGGCAGCCAGCTCGCTCTCGACGACGAGGGCTGGCGGGCGCTGGCCGACGGGCAGGACCTCGGCCTCACCGCGGTGGAATACCAGTTGCTCAAGGTGATGATGCAGGCTCCCGGTCGCATCTTTACCCGCGACCAGCTGATGGATCGCATGTATCGCGACCACCGCATCGTCTCCGAGCGCACCGTCGATAGCCACGTCAAGAAACTCAGACGCAAGATCGCCGACGTCTGGCCCGAACGCGAGATCATCCGTTCTGTCTATGGGGTGGGGTACAAGTACCAACCCGAAGAGTGA
- a CDS encoding TRAP transporter large permease, giving the protein MSEPEIGILMLGMLVILIMLGFPIAFTLIAMGIGFGYFAIGDIIFPLLVQRAYGVMSNDVLIAVPLFLFMGYMVERANILDRLFGSLQLAARGMPASLAVASLITCALFATATGIVGAVVTLMGLLALPAMLNAGYDKRLSSGVICAGGCLGILIPPSIMLILYGAMAGVSVVRLYAAALIPGLLLAGLYILYVMGRAMVNPKVAPKLSAEKLDVPLGEVYWGLLTSFVPLFVLIMAVLGAILFGLATPHEAAGIGALGAMILAAAYRQMTWQRLKEAVFLTARTSAMVCWLFVGSWIFSSVFSLLDGHSLIEHWISGLSLTPLQFLLLAQLMIFLLGWPLEWTEIIIIFVPIFLPLLHMFGIDPLFFGVLVALNIQTSFLTPPMAMSAFYLKGIAPKSIQLGDIFIGIAPFLLMVFVAMFILYMVPGIVFWLPGVLYN; this is encoded by the coding sequence ATGAGCGAGCCGGAAATCGGAATCCTGATGCTGGGCATGCTGGTCATCTTGATCATGCTCGGCTTCCCCATCGCCTTTACGCTGATCGCCATGGGGATCGGCTTCGGCTACTTCGCCATCGGCGATATCATCTTCCCGCTGCTGGTGCAGCGGGCCTACGGCGTCATGTCCAATGACGTGCTGATCGCGGTGCCACTGTTCCTGTTCATGGGCTACATGGTCGAGCGAGCCAACATTCTCGATCGGTTGTTCGGCAGCCTGCAGCTCGCCGCGCGTGGCATGCCGGCCTCGCTCGCCGTGGCCAGCCTGATCACCTGTGCGCTATTCGCCACCGCCACCGGCATCGTCGGCGCGGTGGTGACCCTGATGGGACTGCTGGCGCTGCCGGCAATGCTCAACGCCGGCTACGACAAGCGCCTGTCGAGCGGGGTGATATGCGCCGGGGGCTGTCTCGGCATCCTGATCCCGCCGAGCATCATGCTGATCCTCTACGGCGCGATGGCGGGCGTCTCGGTGGTACGCCTGTATGCGGCGGCGCTGATACCGGGACTCCTCTTGGCCGGGCTCTACATTCTCTACGTGATGGGGCGGGCGATGGTCAATCCGAAGGTCGCGCCCAAGCTGTCGGCGGAGAAGCTCGACGTGCCGCTCGGCGAAGTCTACTGGGGGCTGTTGACCTCGTTCGTGCCGCTGTTCGTGCTGATCATGGCGGTGCTCGGTGCCATCCTGTTCGGCCTGGCCACGCCTCACGAGGCGGCCGGTATCGGCGCGCTGGGTGCCATGATACTGGCGGCAGCCTACCGGCAGATGACCTGGCAGCGGCTCAAGGAGGCGGTCTTCCTCACCGCGCGTACCAGTGCGATGGTGTGCTGGCTGTTCGTCGGTTCGTGGATCTTCTCCTCGGTGTTCTCGCTGCTCGACGGCCACTCGCTGATCGAGCACTGGATCAGCGGGCTGTCGCTGACGCCGTTGCAGTTCCTGCTGCTGGCTCAACTGATGATCTTCCTGCTCGGCTGGCCGCTGGAGTGGACCGAGATCATCATCATCTTCGTGCCGATCTTCCTGCCGTTACTGCATATGTTCGGCATCGACCCGCTGTTCTTCGGCGTGCTGGTGGCGCTCAACATCCAGACCTCGTTCCTCACGCCGCCCATGGCGATGTCGGCCTTCTACCTCAAGGGCATCGCACCCAAGAGCATACAGTTGGGCGACATCTTCATCGGTATCGCGCCGTTCCTGCTGATGGTGTTCGTGGCCATGTTCATTCTCTACATGGTGCCGGGCATCGTGTTCTGGCTGCCGGGAGTACTTTACAACTGA
- a CDS encoding TRAP transporter small permease subunit, whose product MRFVFFIDHLSTWVGKAFAWAILILTFVVSYEVFMRYALRSPTTWAYDTSYMLYGTLFMMSGAYALAHNAHVRADVVSRYFPARVQAGIELALYLLFFYPGILALVWSGWDFFAVSFRQNEHSSFTPGGPPIWPYKFVIPACASFLAIQGLAEVARCFLCLKHGKWPRRLEDVEEIEIPDNKEAEIKAAQQEPGDKQP is encoded by the coding sequence ATGCGTTTCGTGTTCTTCATCGACCATCTCAGCACGTGGGTGGGCAAGGCCTTCGCCTGGGCGATCCTGATCCTGACCTTCGTGGTGAGCTATGAGGTCTTCATGCGCTATGCCCTCAGGTCGCCGACCACCTGGGCCTATGACACCAGCTACATGCTCTACGGCACGCTGTTCATGATGAGCGGGGCCTATGCACTGGCCCACAACGCTCACGTGCGCGCCGACGTGGTGTCGCGCTACTTCCCCGCCCGTGTGCAGGCGGGGATCGAGCTGGCGCTCTACCTGCTGTTCTTCTATCCCGGCATCCTGGCGCTGGTGTGGAGTGGTTGGGATTTCTTTGCCGTCTCGTTCCGCCAGAACGAGCACAGCTCCTTCACCCCGGGTGGCCCGCCCATCTGGCCCTACAAGTTCGTGATACCCGCCTGTGCTTCCTTTCTGGCAATTCAGGGACTGGCAGAGGTGGCGCGTTGCTTCCTGTGCCTCAAGCACGGCAAGTGGCCGCGACGGCTGGAAGACGTCGAGGAGATCGAGATCCCCGACAACAAGGAGGCCGAGATCAAGGCCGCCCAGCAGGAGCCAGGAGACAAGCAGCCATGA